One window of Pseudomonas sp. ML2-2023-3 genomic DNA carries:
- a CDS encoding MaoC family dehydratase N-terminal domain-containing protein, with protein sequence MSDNALSAWIGRTEECHDCLSLNLVTRIAATFGEQAPLAGEPLPPLWQWCFFQSAVAPGELGGDGHPARGGFLPPADNRNRMWAGGRIEFHIPLKVGAQATRLSTITDVQEKHGKTGALLFVTVQHDYFQDGQLAIREEQDIVYREPTPPKLASGDPMPEGAWQESVTPTPTLLFRYSAVTFNGHRIHYDWPYATEVEGYPGLVVHGPLMATLSVRAFCRANPDARLRRFAYRGLRPLIAPHPFDVSGRIAAAGRAELWVGNAEGIAQKSEVTFD encoded by the coding sequence ATGAGCGATAACGCACTGTCTGCCTGGATCGGTCGCACTGAAGAGTGCCATGACTGTCTGAGCCTTAACCTGGTTACCCGCATCGCCGCGACCTTCGGCGAGCAGGCGCCACTGGCCGGTGAGCCGCTGCCGCCATTGTGGCAGTGGTGTTTTTTCCAGAGCGCAGTGGCGCCGGGGGAGCTGGGTGGCGATGGCCATCCGGCACGCGGGGGCTTCCTGCCACCCGCCGATAACCGCAACCGCATGTGGGCGGGCGGGCGTATCGAATTCCACATCCCGCTGAAGGTGGGCGCTCAGGCGACGCGCCTCTCCACCATCACCGATGTCCAGGAAAAACACGGCAAGACCGGCGCTCTGCTGTTTGTCACGGTGCAGCATGACTACTTTCAAGACGGCCAGCTGGCGATCCGTGAAGAACAGGACATCGTCTACCGCGAGCCGACGCCCCCCAAGCTGGCGAGCGGCGACCCGATGCCCGAAGGCGCCTGGCAGGAGTCCGTCACGCCTACTCCCACCTTGTTGTTCCGTTATTCGGCCGTGACCTTCAATGGGCACCGCATCCACTACGACTGGCCCTATGCGACCGAGGTCGAGGGCTACCCGGGGCTGGTGGTTCACGGCCCGCTGATGGCCACGCTCAGTGTGCGCGCGTTCTGCCGGGCCAATCCCGATGCACGGCTGCGCCGCTTCGCTTATCGCGGCCTGCGCCCATTGATTGCGCCTCATCCCTTTGACGTGAGCGGTCGCATTGCCGCGGCGGGCAGGGCTGAGTTGTGGGTGGGCAATGCTGAAGGTATTGCCCAAAAGAGCGAAGTGACCTTCGACTGA
- a CDS encoding acyl-CoA dehydrogenase family protein, producing MNPYLNEDYNAIREGVRALCAEFPAQYWRRIDEEKGFPEAFVAAMTEAGWLSAMIPEQYGGSGLGLAEASIILEEVNHCGGNSGTVHGQMYNMFTLLRHGSEAQKSYYLPKLASGELRLQSMAVTEPTTGTDTTKIKTTAVRQGDSYVINGQKVWISRVQHSDLMILLARTTPLADVQKKVDGMSIFLVDLREAIGNGLTVQPIANMVNHETNELFFDNLHIPASSLIGEEGKGFRYILDGLNAERTLIAAECIGDGRWFNEKSAQYAREREVFGRPIGQNQGVQFPIAEAYIELEAADLMRWRACEEYDSGRSAGAAANMAKYLAAKASWEAANTCLQTHGGFGFANEYDVERKFRETRLYQVAPISTNLILSYVAEHLLELPRSF from the coding sequence ATGAATCCGTATCTGAACGAAGACTACAACGCTATTCGCGAGGGTGTGCGCGCCCTGTGTGCCGAGTTTCCCGCGCAGTACTGGCGCAGGATTGACGAAGAAAAGGGCTTTCCTGAAGCGTTTGTGGCTGCCATGACCGAGGCCGGCTGGCTGTCGGCGATGATCCCTGAACAGTACGGCGGCTCGGGCCTGGGGCTGGCCGAAGCGTCGATCATTCTGGAAGAAGTGAACCACTGCGGCGGTAACTCCGGCACCGTGCATGGCCAGATGTACAACATGTTCACTTTGCTGCGCCACGGCAGTGAAGCGCAAAAAAGCTATTACCTGCCCAAGCTGGCCAGCGGTGAGCTGCGCCTGCAATCGATGGCCGTGACCGAGCCCACCACCGGCACCGACACCACCAAGATCAAGACCACGGCCGTTCGCCAGGGCGACTCCTACGTGATCAACGGCCAGAAGGTCTGGATTTCGCGGGTACAGCATTCCGACCTGATGATCCTGTTAGCCCGCACCACGCCGCTGGCCGACGTGCAGAAAAAAGTCGACGGCATGTCGATCTTCCTGGTGGATTTGCGCGAAGCCATCGGCAACGGCCTGACCGTGCAACCGATTGCCAACATGGTCAATCACGAAACCAACGAGCTGTTCTTCGACAACCTGCACATCCCCGCCAGCAGCCTGATCGGCGAAGAGGGCAAGGGCTTTCGCTACATTCTCGACGGGCTCAATGCCGAACGCACCCTGATCGCTGCCGAGTGCATTGGCGATGGCCGCTGGTTCAATGAAAAGTCTGCGCAGTACGCCCGTGAGCGTGAGGTGTTCGGCCGTCCGATCGGGCAGAACCAGGGCGTGCAGTTCCCGATTGCCGAGGCCTACATCGAGCTTGAGGCCGCGGACCTGATGCGCTGGCGTGCGTGCGAGGAGTACGACAGCGGGCGCAGTGCCGGGGCTGCGGCCAACATGGCCAAGTACCTCGCGGCCAAGGCCAGTTGGGAAGCAGCCAACACCTGCCTGCAGACCCACGGCGGTTTCGGTTTTGCCAATGAATACGACGTCGAGCGCAAGTTTCGCGAGACCCGTCTGTATCAGGTGGCGCCCATCTCCACCAACCTGATCCTGTCCTACGTGGCCGAGCACCTGCTTGAGTTGCCGCGTTCTTTCTAA
- a CDS encoding VOC family protein produces the protein MQISHLDHLVLTVRDIPRSLDFYSRVLGMQPVVFGQGRHALSFGQQKINLHQAGAEFEPKATHPLPGSADVCFIVKDRLDVVIEQLHAQGVKILEGPVMRTGARGPIRSIYLLDPDLNLIELSNAMEHAE, from the coding sequence ATGCAGATCAGCCATCTCGACCATCTGGTACTGACGGTACGTGATATTCCCAGGAGTCTGGATTTCTACAGCCGTGTGCTGGGTATGCAGCCGGTAGTGTTTGGCCAGGGGCGCCATGCCCTGTCGTTTGGTCAGCAGAAAATCAACCTGCACCAGGCCGGTGCCGAGTTCGAACCCAAGGCTACGCATCCACTGCCGGGGTCGGCCGACGTGTGCTTCATCGTCAAAGACCGACTGGACGTCGTCATCGAGCAGTTGCACGCCCAGGGCGTGAAGATATTGGAAGGCCCGGTCATGCGTACAGGTGCCCGGGGACCGATCCGCTCGATTTACCTGCTTGATCCGGACCTCAACCTGATCGAACTTTCGAATGCCATGGAGCACGCTGAATGA
- a CDS encoding MmgE/PrpD family protein has protein sequence MSQHTQALTGFLAGLRYEQLPEAVISRTEDLFLDWLGSALASQGSHPIPLFERYGAMMGPASGPATILVSGKTSSAYFAALINGASSHLVEQDDLHNSSVLHPATVVFAAVLAAAQDLGKTGRDLIVAAVAGYEAGIRIGEFLGRSHYRIFHTTATVGTLAAAVGVGKLMDFNQEQFTHLLGTAGTQAAGLWEFLRDAADSKQLHTAKAAADGLLAAYLTAEGLSGAKNILEGEQGMAAGMSSDANPACLSDSLGSRWALIETSFKFHASCRHTHPAADALLEVMQRENLRAEDIASVITRVHQGAIDVLGRVQVPETVHQAKFSMGTVLGLIAVYGKAGLPEFHQHALTDPRIGAFRDKVSMVLDEHVDGAYPQRWLGRVEVTTVQGRTVSGSIDEPKGDPGNTLSRAELEDKFRRLLAFSGACSDEQATGVVELVWHLRHLDNLDVLTRTAAPAGTAS, from the coding sequence ATGAGTCAGCACACACAAGCGCTCACCGGGTTTTTGGCCGGCCTGCGCTACGAGCAGTTGCCCGAAGCCGTGATCAGCCGTACCGAAGACCTGTTTCTCGACTGGCTGGGCTCGGCCCTGGCCAGCCAGGGCTCGCACCCCATCCCGTTATTCGAGCGCTATGGCGCAATGATGGGCCCGGCCAGCGGACCGGCCACGATCCTGGTCAGTGGCAAGACCAGCTCCGCGTATTTCGCCGCGCTGATCAATGGCGCCAGCTCACACCTGGTGGAGCAGGACGACCTGCACAACAGCTCCGTGCTGCATCCGGCGACGGTGGTATTTGCGGCGGTGCTGGCTGCTGCCCAGGATCTGGGTAAAACGGGCCGCGACCTGATCGTGGCCGCCGTGGCCGGTTATGAAGCCGGCATTCGTATTGGTGAATTCCTCGGTCGTTCGCATTACCGCATCTTCCACACCACGGCCACGGTCGGCACCCTGGCGGCGGCAGTGGGGGTGGGCAAGTTGATGGACTTCAATCAGGAGCAGTTCACCCACCTGCTCGGCACTGCGGGCACTCAGGCGGCGGGCCTGTGGGAGTTTCTGCGTGATGCGGCAGACTCCAAACAGCTGCATACCGCCAAGGCGGCGGCCGACGGCCTGTTGGCGGCCTACCTCACCGCCGAGGGCCTGAGTGGCGCTAAAAATATTCTCGAAGGCGAGCAGGGCATGGCCGCAGGAATGTCCAGCGACGCCAATCCAGCATGCCTGTCCGACAGCCTGGGCAGCCGTTGGGCCCTGATTGAAACCTCGTTCAAGTTTCACGCCTCGTGCCGCCACACGCACCCGGCGGCGGATGCCCTGCTGGAGGTGATGCAGCGCGAGAATCTGCGGGCTGAAGACATTGCCAGCGTGATCACCCGAGTGCATCAGGGCGCCATCGACGTGTTGGGGCGCGTGCAGGTGCCAGAGACCGTTCACCAGGCCAAATTCTCAATGGGCACGGTGCTGGGCCTGATCGCCGTTTACGGCAAGGCTGGATTGCCCGAATTTCATCAACACGCGTTGACCGATCCACGCATCGGGGCGTTTCGCGACAAGGTAAGCATGGTGCTGGACGAGCATGTTGACGGCGCCTACCCGCAGCGCTGGCTGGGCCGTGTGGAGGTGACGACGGTGCAGGGCCGGACCGTGTCCGGCAGCATCGATGAGCCCAAGGGCGATCCGGGCAACACCCTGAGCCGCGCCGAGCTGGAGGACAAGTTTCGCCGCCTGCTGGCCTTCTCGGGAGCGTGCAGTGACGAGCAGGCGACGGGGGTTGTGGAGCTGGTCTGGCACCTGCGCCATCTGGACAACCTGGACGTGCTGACCCGCACTGCCGCACCTGCAGGGACTGCATCATGA